Proteins from a single region of Anaerolineae bacterium:
- the murI gene encoding glutamate racemase, translating to MTTGPSSPIGILDSGVGGLSILRALRRELPAESLIYIADQAHLPYGPRPLAEIRTFVQHITTFLLAHEAKLIVIACNAASAAGLHDLRAMFPDVPFVGMEPAVKTAAAATRSGAIGVLTTAATANGTLYASVRERFAANVHVETVICPELVEAVEANATSPAALRPLFERVLAPALARGIDQLVLACTHFPFALEALQAFVGPQVAIIDPSPAIARQARRVLADRQLLAPEATRPTLRYYTTGDASRFSTLASNLLGEPIQAQALRWAGEQLLAGD from the coding sequence ATGACCACAGGCCCCAGCAGCCCCATCGGCATCCTCGATTCCGGCGTCGGCGGGTTATCCATCCTGCGCGCCCTGCGCCGGGAACTGCCCGCCGAGTCGCTGATCTATATCGCTGACCAGGCCCACCTGCCCTATGGCCCGCGCCCGCTGGCCGAAATCCGCACCTTTGTGCAGCACATCACCACCTTCCTGCTTGCCCACGAGGCCAAACTGATCGTCATAGCCTGCAACGCTGCCAGCGCCGCCGGTCTGCACGATCTGCGGGCCATGTTCCCGGATGTGCCTTTTGTGGGGATGGAACCGGCGGTCAAAACGGCGGCAGCAGCCACGCGCAGCGGCGCCATCGGCGTGCTGACCACCGCTGCCACCGCCAATGGCACGCTATACGCCAGCGTGCGGGAGCGCTTCGCCGCGAACGTGCACGTAGAGACGGTGATTTGCCCCGAACTGGTGGAAGCTGTAGAGGCCAACGCCACGTCCCCGGCGGCGTTGCGCCCGCTGTTTGAGCGTGTCCTGGCCCCTGCCCTGGCCCGTGGCATCGATCAACTCGTGCTGGCCTGCACGCACTTTCCCTTTGCGCTGGAGGCCCTGCAGGCGTTTGTCGGCCCACAGGTGGCCATCATCGATCCCAGCCCGGCGATCGCCCGCCAGGCACGCCGGGTACTGGCTGATCGGCAGCTACTCGCCCCTGAAGCTACCCGGCCCACCCTGCGCTACTACACCACCGGAGATGCCAGCCGCTTTAGCACGCTGGCGTCCAATCTGCTGGGCGAGCCCATCCAGGCGCAGGCACTACGCTGGGCCGGGGAACAACTGCTTGCGGGCGACTGA
- a CDS encoding gamma-glutamyl-gamma-aminobutyrate hydrolase family protein: MQPPPAPLIGVLADHKHLRPAHGAGRARTFVGAYDSYLHCLALAGALPVVVPLKLSPVALRGLFDQLDGILLTGGGDVDPIFYGEKPLNDTVREIKPLRDSAEIRVARWAAAEDVPLLGICRGHQVTNVALGGDLVMDIPTQLPDALRHTTPDGLPLNHPAHPVAIAPGTRLAAILQVDSVITNSRHHQAVRRLADGLVASAHSPDGIIEALEKPAARFFLTVQWHPENLCSAGGETTDMTPLFRAFVEAAASFRQDRLHPARSE; this comes from the coding sequence ATGCAACCGCCTCCGGCGCCCCTGATCGGCGTGCTCGCCGATCACAAGCACCTGCGGCCTGCGCACGGGGCCGGGCGCGCCCGCACATTTGTCGGCGCCTACGATTCCTACCTGCACTGCCTGGCGCTGGCTGGTGCGCTCCCTGTGGTAGTGCCGCTCAAACTTTCCCCGGTTGCCCTCCGGGGTCTTTTTGATCAGCTGGATGGCATCCTGCTCACTGGCGGCGGGGATGTCGACCCCATCTTTTACGGGGAAAAGCCCCTCAACGATACCGTGCGCGAGATCAAGCCCCTGCGTGATTCCGCCGAGATTCGTGTCGCCCGCTGGGCCGCCGCCGAAGATGTCCCCCTGCTGGGCATCTGCCGCGGTCACCAGGTAACCAATGTAGCCCTGGGCGGCGATCTGGTCATGGACATCCCCACCCAGCTACCTGACGCGCTGCGCCACACAACGCCGGATGGCCTGCCGCTTAACCATCCAGCGCATCCGGTCGCCATCGCGCCGGGGACGCGCTTGGCGGCCATCCTGCAGGTCGACAGTGTGATCACCAACAGCCGCCATCATCAGGCCGTCCGCCGCCTGGCCGATGGGCTGGTTGCTTCTGCACATTCCCCCGATGGTATCATTGAGGCGCTGGAGAAGCCGGCAGCGCGTTTCTTCCTGACCGTCCAGTGGCACCCGGAAAATCTGTGCAGCGCAGGCGGCGAGACCACAGACATGACACCGCTCTTCCGCGCTTTTGTGGAAGCAGCGGCGAGCTTCCGGCAGGATCGGCTTCACCCGGCGCGTAGCGAGTAA
- the rplS gene encoding 50S ribosomal protein L19 translates to MSDLVKALEAPAPTHPQIKPGDTVKVHVRIVEGNRERIQVFQGLVIRVRRGGNNENFTVRRVASHGIGVERTFLLRSPRVEQIEVLRRAKVRRANLYYMRGRRGKAARLKEQR, encoded by the coding sequence ATGAGCGATTTGGTTAAGGCCTTGGAAGCCCCGGCGCCAACGCATCCCCAGATCAAACCGGGCGACACCGTGAAGGTCCATGTGCGCATCGTGGAAGGCAACCGCGAGCGTATCCAGGTCTTTCAGGGCCTGGTGATCCGCGTCCGGCGGGGCGGCAACAACGAGAACTTCACCGTACGCCGCGTTGCCAGCCATGGCATCGGCGTAGAGCGTACCTTCCTCCTGCGCAGCCCGCGCGTAGAACAGATCGAAGTCCTGCGCCGCGCCAAGGTGCGCCGCGCCAACCTGTACTATATGCGCGGTCGTCGCGGTAAGGCTGCCCGGCTCAAGGAACAGCGTTAG
- a CDS encoding peptide ABC transporter substrate-binding protein — MKLRRLALVLLTLTLVVASFGTAAAQDRKIATVIFTQELDSLNPMYTTMSFAAITRDFYLYGAWHFDEELNPVPVLVTEIPSMDNGGISADGKTITLKLRDDIKWSDGEPITSADFVFTYEMITSTANTPLSRYPYTPDVVASVEAPDPTTVVINFVEPFAPWLTRIFRWVLPEHVLRPVFEAEGTLDNAAWNRAPTVSSGPFVFQEWETGSHILFVRNENFFGDKAKLDGIFVRFVPDDAAQTAALMAGDGDIAYFLAPSDVVQVEATGKVKVQWVPSGYNEGWFFNMGPDGHPALKDVNVRHALAMAVPRERINQDLLLGFFYIPASYWEGSPYQSPNIAPDPYDPAAAAAMLDEAGWVDSNGDGTRDKDGVELVLRYLTPPRQVRMDTQVVVQQAFAEIGVGLILDNPSYDIFWNSYGSGGPIATGQYDIGQWSSSPDGYPDPDSETFLCSEIPSPEKPEGNNWNYYCNEELDALFLQQSRTTDYDARVAIWHQITEILAQDLPWMGMWTDPDNYPVSTRMQNVAVNGVTPFWNAYAWDVAG, encoded by the coding sequence ATGAAACTGAGACGTCTGGCTCTTGTGTTATTGACTCTGACGCTGGTTGTTGCCTCATTTGGCACCGCCGCCGCCCAGGATCGCAAGATCGCGACGGTCATCTTCACGCAGGAACTTGACAGCCTGAACCCGATGTATACGACCATGTCGTTTGCCGCGATCACCCGCGATTTCTACCTGTACGGGGCATGGCACTTCGACGAGGAGTTGAACCCCGTCCCGGTGCTGGTGACCGAGATCCCCAGCATGGACAATGGCGGTATCAGCGCGGACGGCAAGACGATCACCCTGAAGCTGCGCGATGACATCAAGTGGTCGGATGGCGAACCGATCACCTCGGCGGATTTCGTGTTCACCTACGAGATGATCACCAGCACTGCCAATACGCCGCTCAGCCGCTACCCGTATACTCCGGATGTGGTTGCCAGCGTAGAGGCCCCCGACCCGACCACGGTGGTGATCAACTTCGTGGAGCCTTTCGCCCCCTGGCTGACCCGAATCTTCCGCTGGGTGCTGCCGGAACACGTCCTGCGCCCGGTGTTTGAGGCGGAAGGGACGCTGGACAACGCCGCCTGGAACCGCGCGCCGACTGTTTCCAGCGGGCCGTTTGTCTTCCAGGAGTGGGAGACGGGCAGCCATATCCTGTTCGTCCGGAATGAGAACTTCTTTGGCGACAAGGCCAAGCTGGATGGCATCTTTGTCCGTTTTGTGCCGGATGATGCGGCGCAGACGGCAGCTCTGATGGCTGGCGACGGCGATATTGCTTACTTCCTGGCGCCCTCCGATGTGGTTCAGGTGGAAGCAACCGGCAAAGTGAAGGTCCAGTGGGTGCCTTCTGGCTATAATGAGGGCTGGTTCTTCAACATGGGTCCGGATGGCCACCCGGCGCTGAAGGATGTCAATGTTCGCCATGCGCTAGCCATGGCTGTGCCGCGCGAACGGATCAACCAAGATCTGCTGCTGGGTTTCTTCTACATCCCGGCCAGCTACTGGGAAGGGTCGCCGTACCAGAGTCCGAATATCGCGCCCGATCCGTATGATCCGGCGGCTGCAGCGGCCATGCTCGACGAGGCCGGCTGGGTGGATAGCAACGGCGATGGTACCCGCGACAAGGATGGCGTTGAGCTGGTGCTGCGTTATCTGACGCCGCCCCGCCAGGTGCGTATGGATACCCAGGTGGTCGTCCAGCAAGCCTTTGCCGAAATCGGGGTCGGTCTGATTCTGGACAACCCATCCTACGACATCTTCTGGAACAGCTACGGCTCCGGTGGGCCGATCGCGACCGGCCAGTATGACATCGGCCAGTGGTCGTCCAGCCCGGATGGCTACCCGGATCCGGATAGTGAGACCTTCCTCTGCAGCGAGATCCCCAGCCCGGAAAAGCCGGAAGGCAACAACTGGAACTACTACTGCAACGAGGAACTGGATGCCCTCTTCCTGCAGCAGAGCCGTACCACGGACTATGATGCTCGCGTAGCGATCTGGCACCAGATCACGGAGATCCTGGCCCAGGACCTGCCCTGGATGGGCATGTGGACAGACCCGGATAACTATCCGGTGAGCACCCGGATGCAGAATGTGGCTGTCAATGGCGTGACACCATTCTGGAATGCCTACGCCTGGGATGTTGCCGGGTAA
- a CDS encoding ABC transporter permease: MGRYIIRRLLQAIPQLLIISVILFVLMQASGDPVATLGGRTPPRSEDKERLRREWGLDQPIMVQYVYWLVGNDWVMVDSDGDGVSDRYGQRRGVLRGDFGNSLVTRQPAMDVVAERIPNTLTLMITAEVLIIVFSLFIGVYSALRQYSVLDNVLTALSFITFSMPIFWIALGLMYIFAVRFKAWGLPHLPTVGMYDPIEGKTLSQVVWHLVLPAMSIALIDIARYSRYIRSNMLEVINSDYIRTARAKGLRERAVLFVHAFKNAALPLVTIIGMDVPFLLAGAVVTERIFAWPGMGRLFLDHLTRTDFPVLMALLMLISVAVVVFQLLTDLVYTWLDPRIRYT; encoded by the coding sequence ATGGGGCGCTACATCATCCGCCGCCTGTTACAGGCTATCCCGCAACTGTTGATCATCAGTGTCATCCTGTTTGTGCTCATGCAGGCATCGGGCGATCCGGTGGCGACCCTGGGCGGGCGCACTCCGCCGCGTTCCGAGGACAAAGAGCGCCTGCGTCGGGAGTGGGGGCTGGACCAGCCGATCATGGTGCAGTATGTATACTGGCTGGTCGGCAATGATTGGGTCATGGTCGATTCGGACGGCGATGGCGTGAGCGATCGCTACGGCCAGCGCAGGGGCGTGTTGCGTGGCGACTTCGGCAACTCGCTGGTGACACGGCAGCCGGCCATGGATGTCGTCGCCGAGCGCATCCCGAATACCCTGACCCTCATGATCACTGCTGAGGTGTTGATCATCGTCTTTTCTCTGTTCATCGGGGTGTATTCCGCACTACGCCAGTATTCGGTCCTGGACAATGTCCTGACCGCGCTATCCTTTATCACCTTCTCCATGCCGATCTTCTGGATTGCCCTGGGTCTGATGTATATCTTCGCGGTGCGTTTCAAGGCCTGGGGGTTGCCGCACCTGCCGACTGTGGGTATGTACGATCCGATTGAGGGCAAAACGCTCTCCCAGGTAGTATGGCACCTGGTCCTGCCGGCAATGAGCATCGCCCTGATCGATATCGCCCGCTACAGCCGTTACATCCGCTCCAACATGCTGGAAGTGATCAACTCCGATTACATCCGCACAGCGCGGGCAAAAGGGTTGCGGGAGCGGGCTGTTCTGTTCGTCCATGCCTTCAAGAATGCCGCGCTGCCGCTGGTGACGATCATCGGCATGGACGTGCCCTTTCTGCTGGCTGGCGCGGTGGTCACCGAGCGCATCTTCGCCTGGCCGGGGATGGGGCGGCTCTTCCTGGATCATCTGACGCGTACCGACTTTCCGGTGCTGATGGCCCTCTTGATGCTGATTTCGGTGGCGGTTGTGGTCTTTCAGTTGTTGACCGATCTGGTCTACACGTGGCTCGATCCGCGCATCCGGTACACCTGA
- a CDS encoding ABC transporter permease: MTLDTTSQPVQLAEETYRPRSLLQLTVHRFRRHRMAMVGLCILLAIVLYIGIGSLVFSETYANYNDTSIRLQPPSAQHPFGTDTVGRDILARTVYGGQISLIIGLFAVLVEVTLGTLIGAVSGYYGGIVDSLLMRFTEALMSIPSLLLLLVMAKFLSGKIPDIMLFGRTFSGSVVVIILIIGLTGWTYLARIVRSSFLSLKESDFVLAARALGIPDRRIILSHILPNTMASVIVAATLGVATAILSEAYISFLGLGVRPPTATWGSMLDGAYDYLEQAPWLWFYPGLLIILTVMSINFVGDGLRDALDPRSEYKV; the protein is encoded by the coding sequence ATGACGCTTGACACAACTTCGCAACCGGTTCAACTGGCTGAGGAGACCTACCGGCCTCGCTCGCTCCTGCAATTGACGGTGCACCGCTTTCGCCGCCATCGCATGGCCATGGTTGGGCTGTGCATCCTGCTGGCCATTGTGCTGTACATCGGCATTGGCTCGCTGGTGTTTTCCGAAACTTACGCTAACTACAACGACACTTCCATCCGTTTGCAGCCGCCTTCAGCGCAACACCCCTTTGGTACGGATACGGTCGGGCGGGACATTCTGGCGCGGACGGTCTACGGCGGGCAAATCTCGCTGATCATCGGTCTGTTTGCCGTGCTGGTTGAGGTGACGCTGGGCACGCTCATCGGGGCGGTCTCCGGCTATTATGGCGGGATCGTTGATAGTCTGTTGATGCGCTTCACCGAAGCGCTGATGAGCATCCCCTCGCTGTTGCTGCTGCTGGTGATGGCCAAGTTCCTCAGCGGCAAGATTCCGGACATCATGCTGTTCGGGCGAACTTTCAGCGGTAGCGTGGTGGTGATCATTCTGATCATCGGTCTGACCGGGTGGACCTACCTGGCGCGGATTGTTCGTTCCAGTTTCCTTTCGCTCAAGGAATCGGACTTCGTGCTGGCGGCGCGGGCGCTGGGCATCCCTGACCGGCGGATTATCCTCTCCCACATCCTGCCCAACACAATGGCGTCGGTGATTGTGGCGGCGACGCTGGGCGTGGCGACGGCTATCCTGTCGGAGGCGTACATCAGCTTTCTGGGGCTGGGGGTGCGCCCGCCGACGGCCACCTGGGGCAGCATGCTGGACGGCGCGTACGACTACCTGGAGCAGGCGCCGTGGCTGTGGTTCTACCCAGGGCTGCTGATCATCCTGACGGTGATGAGCATCAACTTCGTGGGGGACGGCCTGCGCGACGCACTCGATCCGCGCTCGGAGTACAAAGTCTGA
- the hypB gene encoding hydrogenase nickel incorporation protein HypB, with translation MPEIPVIRNIMSINDALAAAVRRQLDAAGVLALNIMASPGAGKTSVIMRTVETLKSEMTIAALDGDIATVDVEKIARTGIRVALINTGGNCHLDANMMTSALSSLDLTGVDLLLVENVGNLICPAAFELGTHYNVVIASVPEGDDKPYKYPAMYRGADVLLLNKIDMLPYQEFDLAYFRHGVEVLNPGLAFLPLSARTGEGFDAWLDWVRAAVARQRASIAPSGKPGVSQA, from the coding sequence ATGCCGGAGATTCCCGTTATCAGGAACATCATGAGTATCAACGACGCTCTGGCCGCCGCTGTGCGCCGCCAGCTTGACGCCGCCGGTGTGCTGGCGCTGAACATCATGGCCTCGCCGGGCGCAGGCAAAACCAGCGTGATCATGCGGACAGTAGAAACCCTCAAAAGCGAGATGACTATCGCCGCCCTGGATGGCGATATTGCCACTGTCGATGTGGAGAAGATCGCCCGGACGGGCATCCGGGTGGCACTGATCAATACCGGTGGCAACTGCCATCTGGACGCCAACATGATGACCAGCGCACTATCCTCGCTGGACCTGACCGGCGTGGATCTGTTGCTGGTGGAAAATGTTGGCAACCTGATCTGCCCGGCGGCCTTCGAATTGGGTACTCACTATAACGTGGTCATCGCCAGCGTGCCTGAGGGCGATGACAAGCCCTACAAATACCCGGCTATGTACCGCGGCGCGGATGTCCTGCTGCTGAACAAGATCGACATGCTTCCTTACCAGGAGTTCGATCTGGCCTACTTCCGGCACGGGGTGGAAGTGCTCAACCCCGGTCTGGCTTTCCTGCCGCTTTCCGCCCGCACCGGCGAAGGCTTCGACGCCTGGCTGGACTGGGTGCGGGCGGCCGTCGCCCGCCAGCGTGCCAGCATCGCCCCTTCCGGCAAGCCGGGTGTCAGCCAAGCGTAG
- the hypA gene encoding hydrogenase maturation nickel metallochaperone HypA, translating into MHELGITQNLLNLAVQYAEPAGARRITALHLVIGELSSVVDDSVRFYWEFLSQGTIAQGAALHFERIPATFECRDCGAVFPRNANFMCPACRSDRVQVKQGEEFYLKSIEVEE; encoded by the coding sequence ATGCACGAATTGGGGATCACCCAGAACCTGCTCAACCTGGCTGTACAATACGCTGAACCGGCTGGCGCCAGGAGAATCACGGCTCTGCACCTGGTCATCGGCGAACTGTCCAGCGTGGTCGATGATTCCGTACGCTTTTACTGGGAGTTCCTCAGCCAGGGAACCATCGCTCAGGGCGCAGCCCTGCATTTTGAGCGCATCCCGGCAACTTTTGAATGCCGGGACTGCGGTGCAGTGTTCCCACGCAATGCGAATTTCATGTGTCCGGCCTGCAGGAGCGACCGGGTTCAGGTCAAACAGGGCGAGGAATTCTATCTCAAAAGCATCGAAGTCGAGGAATAG